The sequence CAAATTATAATCCAGCTTGAATGTGGGACACAAAACCCAACATGTGACAATAACATGTCATTGAGCAGtaagtaaacagtcagttctttaaAACAAGATTCACATCTGATGAATTCTAGACAGGGATCTTCAAATTAGACTAGAGGATAACTAGCAGCTGTAGCAATTCCACAGTGGTTGTCTCTATCCTTTGCAATCCAAATGTAGCCTGCGTTTCCCCATTTATCACTCcagctggggggggggaaagacaaTATTAGCAACTGGAATTTCATGCATATCTACTTGCAACAATTGGACGGTCATTAAATTGGTAATTTTGCAATGGCAACTACTAGAGACTAGATCCATTGGACTACAAGTTATGCCTTCACCACATAGGGTGTGAGAAATAAATTTAACGAGTCATTCATAACATTGTGATGGGTACTCTTGCTAGGAGAGGTGACCAATACAGGGTGCTGGCAACATAGTATATGAGCAGTTTGACAATTAGTATGGAAGGACTTCAGCCATCTGATTGAGGCCTGTAATAGTTTATTTTGAACATTTAATTTGAAAGGACATTTTCAAGTTCTGAAAAGAATTGAGATTTcatacacaaaaatattttttttagaaagccGATCTGAAGGTATAAAAGCCAGAACAGTGAAacttaatggaaataaaaattcacAAGTTACCAAGTGAGTTGCAGAGTGACTCCTGGCACCACACCACTAGTTATGttaaaaatgtccctttaaattaaaaacatttacaCTCCAACATCTACTTTTCAAAAGTAGTCATGTGCATTGTACGGATAGTTACATTGCCAGATCACAGCCACACATTATCTGGGCAGCCAGAAAGTGTTCCAAGTCTGGCAACTAAAAATTGGAAGAACTCAGTGTGGAACATAAGTGAATGCCATGCCTACCTGTTCTTCACAATCCAGTATTTTTTTCCATCTTCATCTGATCCTTCAGATCCATAGCCAACAGCAAGAACACCATGATCAAGGGAACTGCTATCGCACTCTGGCTCATAATAGATTCCTGTAAGAGAAGTGCCTTTAAGTACACAGCCATCAAGAAACATTGCATGCATACATCTCAAACAACTTTGAGGAGCTTACCAGATTGGTAGAACTGGAATGAGGAATGTCCTGCATCAATTGCAACAGAAATTGGGCCTACTGAAGCAAGAGCCTTCATGAGTGCCTTCTCATCTCCCTTCTTGATATCCATAAAACCAGTGTCATTTGCAGAGTTGAAAGATGGGTCATATTTGCACTCTGTGCCATCCTGTGAGGATAAGTTAAGGTGATTTGTTAGATGCTGCATTTGAGTATGCCGGTTACTCTTATGAAGGCCCTTTTATGTCAACACATCAGTGCCAAAGGTTACAAATTGAAAGGTTGAATAGGCTTACCTTAGCAGTGTATGGGTATGATTCCTCAGAATCGATACCATTATTATCAGATACGTATTGGAAAGCTTGATCCATTAGCCCACCATTACAGCCTTCATTGCCTTCGGATCTAGAACAGTCGACTAGATTTTGTTCACTCAAAGAAATCATGGTTCCGGTTTTCCTGAAGTGCTGTCCCTCAAGAGCACCAGTGGCACTGAAAGCCCAGCATGAACCACACTGCCCCTGTAAGGAGAATGTAATACAAacttaatatttatgttcagttaCATAAGCTAGTGCTACATGATTAGAGGGCACCATAAGACCTTTAGCTATAGGCCTTattaaaccattaaaaatgccatcCTATATGGCTGCAAGAAGTGTTCAGAGCCAATAACCTTGAATACAGTCAGATCTTTGCATCAATATGGAGGAAGGTCGAACCAATCCAAATTGAACATCTTCAGAATTTCTCAACTGACAATTTAATTAATGTAGCATATCATGTAAAAGCCAGCCTCTTTCCTGCCCAAATATATCTAGGAGTTTTGTCCAGACCAAGCAGCCTTCACTGGATTTAAATAAAGTTTAGGCAGAGTTGTTCACATTAGCAAGTGTCACATCTGTATAAgtgactgtgcagcactgacaaggGAAACCCAATACAATATTGCCATTACCTGATCTTTAACTGGTGTTACATATCCATGTTTGCGCCAGTCGACTGTTTTGGGTGCTTCAAAGTTTAAGGGAGTTAGGAATGTTGCTCCAACTGCCTTTGAGGGAGTGCGTTTGTATCCATTCATCAACTGTCTGAACTCTTCTGTGGTCTATTCAGATATAAAAAGGTTATAGATCAGTTAACCATTTTTAATAAACGGTAATCTATGGTGCTTAGAACAAAGTGAAGTTGACGTTTTAGCAGTCTGACATTTTTAGTTCTTACCATGTCTCCAAACTGGTTCATTCCCATCCTGTAGGAGTGTTTTCCCATAGAGTGGTCGAGGTTGTGCATCTCAATCATTTTAAGGTTCTTTTCCCATACTAGTCTCCTCCAACCTTCTGCATTCTGTGGAACAAACAAGATAGTTCAATTACATATTGCAAAGGAAAGAGTGCATGACAGTAACACATTTAATTGAGCACTGTTAAACCTTCCACTATTGGCAGCCAATTACCAAACCCAGTTCTATCCTTCATTGAAATAGGTAGACAGGTTAAACCAAATGCTCATTTGGAATGAGTTTATTAGCAAGAGGTGTTACACATTTGTTAGTgagtatgaaaaaaataaaaaggttctcCATTGGCTTTTAACATCTTACCACATCCAAGTTATATAGCAACATTTAAACCCAATTTTCTACATTGTACGCATGTGCAAAACCATTTAGTGCAATTTCAACTCTGGGAGGACTTACCCCTGAATAAGATTTGGCATGCCAGCTTTTCCACAGCTGCCAGTGGCTATCCAGCTCAGGATCCATAGAAGGGGCAGCACACACCGCAGTTAGGCAAACTGCAACAATACTCCAAAGCAGCACCATGATTCCTTagctgggggaaggaaggaggagAAAAGAAAATTCGATGACAACCCACAATTGCAGTTAACAAAAGAAAGGCACAGATCAGATACACAAAAGGAAGGAACTGAACAGCTGTCCCAAGAAACTGCAACTCACACCTCCAGTCAACAGCAGCAAAATTAAAGCAGGGGGTggttatttaaatgtaatttaagcAAACATCGAATGGAAACACTTTAAATGCATTGGTGTCtttaagatgggggggggggggttagtttTAGGTCTGCCGGGAATGAATTCTGATAAACACTACGCAAACTATGGAAGTAAAACATTAGCCAGAATTTGGTAGATATAATTCTACACTGTAATTAATAGACTAGAGACAGAAAAATAAGGACTAACGGATTATCCACAGCTCCATGCAATACTAGAGAGGTTATGCAAGAACATGTTGCATGATGATACATACACGCATCCTGCACAGTCATAGCTGGGAACAGCTGATAGAACAGGGAGGAGACTGATCAAAACAAGCTGGATGGGAACTGCCTCGAGGGAGTGAGACAAGTAAACAGAGGGTCTCACCACCATAGCCACAGTGACTGGAGGAAGAGACCCAGGAACACCCGGTGGAACCAAACGGTATAGCCGGGAAACAGCGAACATTCTACACATCGAACCCTCACAGCATGTACAGCACCGCATATACTACAGACAGCACCGGACATTTCTATACACAGCACCGCATATACTACACACAGCGTACAGGGCCCGTCATTGGAACACTACAAGGGCAAGAGTACAGTGTGGGCACTTACCGGGAGAAGCGATTTTAGTATTTATAGCGGTATtccgcactgcactaacacacacggaCCCTCTACCAGGGTTACTGCCATACCGCAGGGAGTCACACGGGTCTCACAATACCCAGCACCGAGTGTAAAGGGCACTAtaagcccccagcacacaatgaCTCCCTGCCCCCACCGATTTATCGCCCCCGCTGTATAAACATACCTTACTCTGTGACCCTGACTCGGGAATAGTAGGTATCAGCCCGAGCGGCCGCCTATAAATACACCGAATTCCCGAGGCACGCCTACGTGAGTGACGTCACCCACGGCGATTGGGCGGCATTCCATGGGATAGGGCGGGCGATGCCCGGGGATTCATCATGTGACCTGGAGAGCGCGTGACCAGCCCGGTGTCCCGCTGggaaggagggaggaagggggggatggGCACGTGGTGTGTTTGGAGGCTGGAGAGAGGGGAACTGTGCACTCACACactgtgcagttttttttattttttacataccgTATGTTTTTGTGTTATGATTATATTTTTTCCTGTAGATTATTTTAGTATAAAGTTTGACACTTATTAAACTTTTTTGCAAGTTATGTCAGTAGCCAATCATAGGAAATATGTGACATTTCTTAATTATTATGAAAAGTAGAAAATGTAAGTATTTGAGAGTGGCATGGGGCACTATATCCAAAAAGGAAACACAACATCCTGCTTATTACAGAGCTACTGCTTATAGGGATATGTGTAATCATTGAAATATTAATTGAAGATGACAATGAAATATGGTGTGTGCATTTTAAGCACGTGTCAACTGGAATCAATAACAAACATTCTAAAAGAGATATTAATATTAAGGTAAAGGCGCGTCTTTGCAATTATTGAGCGATGCCTCAGTAGTCCAAAAAAATTCTACACATAATCCTTACATTTGATTGattatttatttgaaataataaaaaaaaatcactttcagaGTGAAAAAACAAAAGCATCGTTTTCTATTATTTCAGAGAGACTCTCTTTCTAACGAACTTTATTATatcataaaatgtgactttgcacTTTAGTTTATTTTCTGCACCATATGTGTCTCATTTTTTTAATTGCTCAAAAATATGTTTTCATAAAACATGTACTATAAATGATAATTTTATAAGAAATGTTTTAAATACAGGTTGAAAGGTGAGAGTAAAAAGCTTTAGGCAACCCCTCTCAGATCTGAGAATATTGTATTATttcattaaaaatgtaatttttcctGCATGGCAAGCTGTGTAGGCATGGAATATCTTATTAGCAAAAGAACAAACAGCTGCTGCTTTTAGAAGTTGAGGTGAAGACATCTGTCTGTTGGTTTATTTAACAAAACCCAAATACAAGCCCCATGATTCTTGCCACCAAGTTGGCCTGTTCCCTGGACACACATTGTATCTCTAGACTCAGATAAACATTGCGCCTTACACACTTATCTTTCACTCTAGGCTCTATCCCCAGGCTCTTTGACAAGTGCTAAAAATAAATGTGCtagacaaaaaaactaaaaaaggattttttttaatgttgtttattTGTTAAATGACACATTTTTGGTTGAATTCATAACTACTTTAAACACAGTTTGAATACGATTTTATTTCAACAAACCAAAatctacaattatttttttcatcatcTACATCGATTTGTTTGAGTTATGTTTGATTCCCTTCTATAACTAATGAGAAGTTATGTTTTTCAGTGCCCTGGCATTCATCATTTAATATATACCTTCCCTGCTCAAAATTTTGTTTGTGGACATTTGAAAGTGTGTATCCTGTGTTCTGTAATCCTTCCCTCGTCTCAGGTTACACAGATATCTCCAGCCTTCCTTCTAGGGCTCAGTAGTTATGCAAACAGCCACCGATTGTTTACGAAAATATAAACACGCATATCTTAGCAACTTTTGTTTTTGTAAGACTGGTCTTGTTCCACCTCAAAAATTATTGTATATATGAAAC comes from Pelobates fuscus isolate aPelFus1 chromosome 5, aPelFus1.pri, whole genome shotgun sequence and encodes:
- the CTSL gene encoding procathepsin L, whose translation is MVLLWSIVAVCLTAVCAAPSMDPELDSHWQLWKSWHAKSYSGNAEGWRRLVWEKNLKMIEMHNLDHSMGKHSYRMGMNQFGDMTTEEFRQLMNGYKRTPSKAVGATFLTPLNFEAPKTVDWRKHGYVTPVKDQGQCGSCWAFSATGALEGQHFRKTGTMISLSEQNLVDCSRSEGNEGCNGGLMDQAFQYVSDNNGIDSEESYPYTAKDGTECKYDPSFNSANDTGFMDIKKGDEKALMKALASVGPISVAIDAGHSSFQFYQSGIYYEPECDSSSLDHGVLAVGYGSEGSDEDGKKYWIVKNSWSDKWGNAGYIWIAKDRDNHCGIATAASYPLV